One Actinoplanes missouriensis 431 DNA segment encodes these proteins:
- a CDS encoding STAS domain-containing protein has protein sequence MPDDYFTILRSPAPGVITVALTGDLDIGARDEIRESLLAAVEDAAPDEARLVVDLRGVRFIDSEAVSAILEGYLAAEAAGIGFRLAGALGIVRRVFDVIGLQHLFES, from the coding sequence GTGCCGGACGATTACTTCACGATCTTGCGGTCGCCGGCCCCCGGCGTGATCACTGTCGCGCTCACCGGAGACCTGGACATCGGAGCTCGCGACGAGATCCGTGAGTCCCTGCTGGCCGCGGTCGAGGACGCGGCGCCCGACGAAGCGCGGCTCGTCGTCGACCTGCGCGGAGTGCGGTTCATCGACTCCGAGGCGGTCAGCGCGATCCTGGAGGGGTACCTCGCCGCCGAGGCGGCCGGGATCGGGTTCCGGCTCGCCGGGGCGCTGGGGATCGTGCGCCGGGTCTTCGACGTGATCGGCCTCCAGCACCTCTTCGAAAGCTAG
- a CDS encoding serine hydrolase, whose protein sequence is MVLAGGGLIYVGAGSSGDDPATIASSPSPTGPSAEELAAAEQAKRVKQLDAALKKVATGGAEFSVAVLDAKTGQTYAYRGATTYDTASIVKADILACMLLKAQDADREPSPKEMKLAKPMIELSDNNATTSLFQRIGGKAAVTKCNKRLGLTATTIDVHWGLTRTTAADQVKLLTALDSPEGPLDEESQQTAFDLMAGVDEQQDWGVPSIAKAGETATVKNGWDTRDADGGKWVVNTIGRVTSDDVDVSVAVLSHDNASQEKGIALVEKVAKLTRKYLEY, encoded by the coding sequence GTGGTCCTGGCCGGAGGCGGGCTGATCTATGTCGGCGCCGGCTCGTCCGGGGACGACCCGGCGACCATCGCGTCGTCGCCGTCGCCCACCGGCCCGAGCGCCGAGGAGCTGGCGGCGGCCGAGCAGGCCAAGCGGGTCAAACAGCTGGACGCGGCGCTGAAGAAGGTGGCGACCGGTGGCGCGGAGTTCTCGGTCGCGGTCCTCGATGCGAAGACCGGCCAGACGTACGCGTACCGCGGCGCCACGACATACGACACCGCCAGCATCGTGAAGGCGGACATCCTCGCCTGCATGCTGCTCAAGGCCCAGGACGCGGATCGCGAGCCGAGCCCCAAGGAGATGAAGCTGGCGAAGCCGATGATCGAGCTCAGCGACAACAACGCCACGACGTCGCTGTTCCAGCGAATCGGCGGGAAGGCGGCGGTCACCAAGTGCAACAAGCGGCTCGGCCTGACCGCCACCACGATCGACGTGCACTGGGGCCTGACCCGGACCACCGCCGCCGACCAGGTGAAGCTGCTGACCGCCCTCGACTCCCCCGAGGGGCCGCTCGACGAGGAGTCGCAGCAGACCGCTTTCGATCTGATGGCCGGGGTCGACGAGCAGCAGGACTGGGGTGTGCCGAGCATCGCGAAAGCCGGCGAGACGGCGACGGTGAAGAACGGCTGGGACACCCGGGACGCGGACGGCGGCAAGTGGGTGGTCAACACGATCGGCCGGGTCACGTCGGACGACGTCGACGTGTCGGTGGCGGTGCTCTCGCACGACAACGCGTCGCAGGAGAAGGGCATAGCTTTGGTGGAGAAGGTCGCCAAATTAACCAGAAAGTACCTTGAATACTGA
- a CDS encoding glycoside hydrolase family 65 protein: MISQDICPAEPWAVRETRLDTSLLAQTESVLALANGYLGMRGNLDEGEPHGIAGTYLNSFYEDRPLPYPEGGFGYPEQGQTVVNVTDGKLIRLMVDDEQFNVGSGVLHSHERVLDLRAGMLRRNVDWESPAGRRVRITSRRLVSFTQRAVAAICYEVEAVDRQVRITVQSGLAANEEQAKVSDDPRVAAALKNPLIAVEQDREQHGAVLLHRTRSSGLLLAAGMDHVIDCPSGYQEETDVRPDWARTTVVTLLPPGGRLRIIKFLGYGWSTSRSTEALRDQVAASLNTARYAGWDGLVAEQREYLDDFWDAADVEIEGDPTLQQAVRFGLFHVLQAGARAEGRPIPGKGLTGPGYDGHAFWDTEGFVLPLLMYTAPRAAADALRWRHSILPHARDRAATLGLSGAAYPWRTIGGAECSAYWPAGTAALHLNAVVARAVEEYRLITGTELDFGPEILVETARLWASHGHHDASGAWHVDGVTGPDEYSAVADDNVFTNLMAARNMRAAADACTRDPSLAERLGVAPDEPEAWLAAANAVHIPYDERLGVHPQSEGFTRYAPWHFPESGSHEPLMMQAPYFQLYRRQVCKQADLVLAMHWCGGDFTPEQKARNVDYYERITVRDSSLSACTQAVMCADVGHLELAHDYAWEAAVVDLRDLHGNTRDGLHIASLAGAWSAIVEGFGGLRSHSSVPDLAPRLPSGITRLRFNLRHSGVRLLVEADHTTARVSLRDGEGATLPILLYGEEVEVTAEKPVTRPVVPLEPLLPPPQQPPGYAPRPSGQS; this comes from the coding sequence GTGATCAGCCAAGACATCTGCCCCGCCGAGCCCTGGGCGGTGCGCGAGACCCGGCTCGACACCAGCCTCCTCGCACAGACCGAGTCGGTGCTCGCCCTCGCCAACGGGTACCTCGGCATGCGCGGCAACCTCGACGAGGGTGAGCCGCACGGGATCGCCGGAACGTACCTGAACTCGTTCTACGAGGATCGTCCGCTGCCGTACCCGGAGGGTGGTTTCGGCTATCCCGAACAGGGACAGACCGTCGTCAACGTGACCGACGGCAAGCTGATCAGGTTGATGGTCGACGACGAGCAGTTCAACGTCGGCAGCGGCGTGCTGCACTCCCACGAGCGCGTCCTCGACCTGCGCGCCGGCATGCTGCGCCGCAACGTCGACTGGGAGTCACCGGCCGGCCGCCGGGTGCGGATCACCAGCCGGCGACTGGTTTCGTTCACCCAGCGGGCGGTCGCCGCGATCTGCTACGAGGTGGAGGCCGTCGACCGGCAGGTCCGGATCACCGTGCAGTCCGGGCTCGCCGCCAACGAGGAGCAGGCGAAGGTCTCCGACGACCCGCGCGTCGCCGCCGCCCTCAAGAACCCCCTGATCGCCGTCGAGCAGGATCGTGAGCAGCACGGCGCGGTGCTGCTGCACCGCACCCGGTCCAGCGGACTCCTGCTGGCCGCCGGCATGGATCACGTGATCGACTGCCCCTCCGGTTACCAGGAGGAGACCGACGTCCGCCCCGATTGGGCGCGCACCACGGTGGTCACCCTCCTGCCGCCCGGCGGGCGTCTGCGCATCATCAAATTCCTGGGGTACGGGTGGAGCACGTCCCGCTCCACCGAGGCCCTCCGGGACCAGGTCGCCGCGTCGCTGAACACGGCACGCTACGCCGGCTGGGACGGCCTCGTCGCGGAGCAGCGGGAGTACCTCGACGACTTCTGGGACGCCGCCGACGTGGAGATCGAGGGTGACCCGACACTCCAGCAGGCTGTCCGATTCGGACTGTTCCACGTGCTGCAGGCCGGCGCCCGCGCCGAGGGCCGCCCGATCCCCGGCAAGGGCCTGACCGGTCCCGGGTACGACGGGCACGCGTTCTGGGACACCGAGGGGTTCGTGCTGCCGCTGCTGATGTACACCGCGCCCCGGGCCGCCGCGGACGCGCTGCGCTGGCGGCACTCGATCCTGCCGCACGCCCGGGACCGCGCGGCGACCCTGGGCCTGTCCGGCGCGGCCTACCCGTGGCGGACCATCGGCGGCGCGGAGTGCTCGGCGTACTGGCCGGCCGGCACCGCCGCGCTGCACCTCAACGCGGTCGTGGCCCGCGCCGTCGAGGAGTACCGCCTGATCACCGGAACCGAGCTGGACTTCGGCCCGGAGATCCTGGTGGAGACCGCGCGGCTGTGGGCGTCGCACGGCCACCACGACGCGTCCGGCGCCTGGCACGTCGACGGTGTGACCGGCCCGGACGAGTACAGCGCGGTCGCCGACGACAACGTCTTCACGAACCTGATGGCCGCCCGGAACATGCGCGCCGCCGCCGACGCGTGCACCCGCGACCCGTCTCTCGCCGAGCGTCTCGGCGTCGCGCCGGACGAGCCGGAGGCATGGCTGGCCGCGGCGAACGCGGTGCACATCCCGTACGACGAGCGGCTCGGCGTGCACCCGCAGTCGGAGGGCTTCACCCGGTACGCGCCGTGGCACTTCCCCGAGTCGGGTTCGCACGAGCCGCTGATGATGCAGGCGCCGTACTTCCAGCTCTACCGCCGTCAGGTGTGCAAGCAGGCCGACCTGGTGCTCGCCATGCACTGGTGCGGCGGCGACTTCACGCCCGAGCAGAAGGCCCGCAACGTCGACTACTACGAGCGGATCACGGTACGGGACTCGTCGCTCTCCGCCTGCACCCAGGCGGTGATGTGCGCCGACGTCGGCCACCTGGAGCTGGCGCACGACTACGCCTGGGAAGCCGCCGTGGTCGACCTGCGGGACCTGCACGGCAACACCCGCGACGGCCTGCACATCGCGTCGCTGGCCGGCGCCTGGTCGGCGATCGTCGAAGGCTTCGGCGGCCTGCGCTCGCACTCGTCGGTGCCCGATCTCGCGCCCCGGCTGCCGTCCGGCATCACCCGGTTGCGCTTCAACCTGCGGCACAGCGGTGTGCGTCTGCTGGTCGAGGCCGACCACACGACCGCGCGGGTCAGCCTGCGCGACGGCGAGGGCGCCACGCTGCCGATCCTGCTCTACGGCGAGGAGGTCGAGGTGACGGCGGAGAAGCCGGTGACCCGCCCGGTCGTACCGTTGGAGCCGTTGTTGCCGCCGCCGCAGCAGCCGCCGGGTTACGCCCCGCGCCCGTCCGGGCAGAGCTGA
- a CDS encoding CehA/McbA family metallohydrolase yields MDALPFHRPGRFWRGNLHTHSDRSDGALPPEEVARRYRDAGYDFLAITDHFRERYGFPLTDTRSLRVPGFTTLIGAELHPPRTEFSAEWHILAVGLPLGFAPPGPEESDVALTRRARDAGAFIGIAHPAASLLTAVDAERLDAAHAVEAYNALSVREDRGDSWHLTDVLVNRGHRLTAYAADDAHFQPQDPPGCRAWVQVRAEELTPEALLAALKAGHYYSSTGPEIHDVRVGDGAVHVSCSAARKVMVTGGDPGVQLIEGLSLTEGSLPVAMFRRGWCRVTVEDAEGNRAWTNPFRLAPSS; encoded by the coding sequence GTGGACGCTCTACCCTTTCACCGGCCCGGCCGCTTCTGGCGCGGGAACCTGCACACCCACTCGGACCGCTCCGACGGCGCGCTGCCGCCGGAGGAGGTGGCCCGCCGCTACCGGGACGCCGGCTACGACTTCCTGGCGATCACCGACCACTTCCGGGAGCGGTACGGGTTTCCGCTCACCGACACCCGGTCGCTGCGCGTCCCCGGCTTCACCACGCTGATCGGCGCCGAACTGCATCCGCCGCGCACCGAGTTCTCCGCCGAGTGGCACATCCTCGCGGTCGGGCTGCCGCTCGGCTTCGCGCCCCCGGGGCCGGAGGAGAGCGACGTCGCCCTGACCCGCCGGGCGCGGGACGCCGGGGCGTTCATCGGCATCGCGCACCCCGCCGCGTCCCTGCTCACCGCCGTGGACGCCGAGCGCCTGGACGCGGCGCACGCGGTCGAGGCCTACAACGCGCTGTCCGTCCGGGAGGACCGGGGCGACAGCTGGCATCTGACCGACGTGCTGGTCAACCGGGGGCACCGGCTCACCGCGTACGCCGCCGACGACGCGCACTTCCAGCCGCAGGACCCGCCGGGCTGCCGGGCCTGGGTGCAGGTGCGTGCCGAGGAGCTGACCCCGGAGGCGCTGCTGGCAGCGCTGAAAGCCGGCCACTACTACTCCAGCACCGGACCCGAGATCCACGATGTCCGGGTCGGTGACGGTGCGGTGCACGTGAGCTGCTCGGCCGCGCGCAAGGTGATGGTCACGGGGGGTGATCCGGGCGTACAGCTGATCGAGGGTTTGTCGTTGACCGAGGGGTCTCTGCCGGTGGCGATGTTCCGGCGGGGGTGGTGCCGGGTGACAGTCGAGGACGCGGAGGGGAATCGGGCGTGGACCAACCCCTTCCGGCTGGCTCCGTCCTCTTAA
- a CDS encoding response regulator, protein MIRVVLVDDQHLVRAGFRMVLDYQDDMTVVGEAGDGAEALRLLRTTEADVVVMDLRMPVLDGIAATGRICEAGPTLRVLVLTTFDTDEEAFASLRAGASGFLLKSSPPDDLLNAIRVVAGGDAVVAPRVTRKLLDRFAGRLVAGGPDASAPPDLTDREREVLLLVAQGLSNLEIGSRLQVAEATVKTHVGRILAKLGLRDRVQAVVFAYESGLVRPGGS, encoded by the coding sequence ATGATCAGGGTCGTTCTCGTCGACGATCAGCACCTGGTCCGGGCCGGTTTCCGGATGGTGCTGGATTACCAGGACGACATGACAGTGGTGGGCGAGGCCGGCGACGGCGCGGAGGCGCTGCGCCTGCTGCGTACGACCGAGGCCGACGTCGTCGTGATGGACCTGCGGATGCCGGTGCTCGACGGGATCGCCGCGACCGGGCGGATCTGTGAGGCCGGCCCGACGCTCCGGGTGCTGGTGCTGACCACGTTCGACACCGACGAGGAGGCGTTCGCCTCGCTGCGGGCCGGCGCCAGCGGTTTCCTGCTCAAGAGCTCGCCGCCGGACGACCTGCTGAACGCGATCCGGGTGGTGGCCGGCGGCGACGCGGTCGTCGCGCCCCGGGTGACCCGCAAGCTGCTGGACCGCTTCGCCGGCCGGCTCGTCGCGGGCGGGCCGGACGCGTCCGCCCCGCCCGATCTCACCGACCGTGAGCGGGAGGTGCTGCTGCTGGTGGCGCAGGGGCTGTCGAACCTCGAGATCGGCTCCCGGCTGCAGGTCGCTGAGGCGACCGTGAAGACCCACGTCGGCCGGATCCTGGCGAAGCTCGGCCTGCGCGACCGGGTGCAGGCGGTGGTCTTCGCCTACGAGTCGGGGCTGGTCCGGCCCGGCGGCTCGTAG
- a CDS encoding sensor histidine kinase, with protein sequence MWAVALSVRYFRQMRTNASERRVSAERERGHMARITVAEERARIARELHDIVAHSLTVIVLQANGAAYAFDRDSERAREALRTIGATGSDALEEIRQLVELLRADDDSPSDRMPVALDQLETVVQRARDAGLTAELVVRGTPPDVPGGVALAVCRIVQESLTNTVKHAGPDPSATVTVDYRDDAIDVEVTDSGHGGEPALPGGHGLVGMRERVALYGGTFAAGPGPDGGWRVHAGIPVGTAVRAVTTE encoded by the coding sequence GTGTGGGCGGTCGCCCTCAGCGTGCGGTACTTCCGGCAGATGCGGACGAACGCGTCGGAGCGCCGGGTCAGCGCCGAACGGGAACGCGGGCACATGGCTCGGATCACGGTCGCCGAGGAACGGGCCCGGATCGCCCGGGAGCTGCACGACATCGTCGCCCACTCACTGACGGTGATCGTTCTGCAGGCCAATGGCGCGGCGTACGCCTTCGACCGCGACTCGGAACGTGCCCGCGAGGCGTTGCGCACCATCGGCGCCACCGGCAGCGACGCCCTGGAGGAGATCCGGCAGCTGGTCGAGCTGCTGAGGGCCGACGACGACAGCCCGTCCGACCGGATGCCGGTGGCCTTGGACCAGCTCGAGACGGTGGTGCAGCGGGCCCGCGACGCCGGTCTGACGGCCGAGCTGGTCGTGCGCGGCACACCGCCTGACGTACCCGGCGGGGTGGCGCTCGCCGTCTGCCGGATCGTGCAGGAGTCGCTGACGAACACGGTGAAGCACGCCGGCCCGGACCCGTCGGCCACCGTCACCGTCGATTATCGGGACGACGCCATCGACGTCGAGGTGACGGACTCCGGCCACGGCGGTGAGCCCGCTCTCCCGGGTGGGCACGGCCTCGTCGGCATGCGGGAGCGCGTCGCCCTGTACGGCGGGACCTTCGCAGCCGGGCCGGGACCGGACGGTGGCTGGCGCGTGCACGCCGGCATTCCGGTCGGCACGGCCGTCCGGGCGGTGACCACAGAATGA
- a CDS encoding dihydrofolate reductase family protein, with protein MRKLVYFVASTIDGFIAAPDGSWDFFVLEDDVPAFMREHYPETLPTHVRAAMGVDAPNRVFDTVLMGRGTYQPGAAAGFTNPYAHLRQIIFSRSMTTSPDPAVEVVAGDPRAFVAKLKEEPGRDIWLCGGGSLAGELMPLVDELIIKLNPVVAGAGVPLTATGFDPHGFTLTGTTPLPSGVVVLSYRAGR; from the coding sequence ATGCGAAAACTCGTGTACTTCGTCGCCAGCACCATCGACGGTTTCATCGCCGCGCCGGACGGGTCGTGGGACTTTTTCGTGCTGGAGGACGACGTCCCGGCGTTCATGCGGGAGCACTACCCGGAGACCCTGCCCACCCATGTCCGCGCCGCGATGGGCGTCGACGCGCCGAACCGGGTCTTCGACACCGTGCTGATGGGCCGGGGCACCTACCAGCCGGGGGCCGCCGCCGGGTTCACCAACCCATATGCGCACCTGCGCCAGATCATCTTCTCGCGGAGCATGACCACGTCGCCGGACCCGGCGGTGGAGGTCGTCGCCGGCGATCCGCGGGCGTTCGTGGCCAAGCTGAAGGAGGAGCCGGGCCGCGACATCTGGTTGTGCGGCGGTGGCAGCCTGGCCGGCGAGCTGATGCCGCTGGTCGACGAGCTGATCATCAAGCTGAACCCGGTCGTGGCCGGCGCCGGCGTCCCGCTCACCGCGACCGGTTTCGACCCGCACGGCTTCACGCTGACCGGAACCACCCCGCTGCCGAGCGGCGTCGTGGTCCTGAGCTACCGAGCCGGTCGGTAA
- a CDS encoding TetR/AcrR family transcriptional regulator has product MPRNPDRRRALADAGLRVLAEAGARGLTHRAVDTEAGVPVGTASNYFRSRDALLGALGERIMERFAPDPAVVATMSDRAPSPELFADYLRYIVERTTREPDLTRALIELRLEAARRPGLAAILGETLRQGYRDDVAFHATTGLPGGPFEIALLHYALDGLLLDMLTTSIDAGVDPDRAVTAFAARLVG; this is encoded by the coding sequence ATGCCCAGGAATCCCGACCGGCGCCGCGCGCTCGCCGACGCCGGACTGCGGGTGCTCGCCGAGGCCGGCGCCCGCGGACTGACCCACCGAGCCGTTGACACCGAGGCCGGCGTACCCGTCGGCACCGCCTCCAACTACTTCCGTTCCAGGGACGCGCTGCTCGGCGCGCTCGGCGAGCGCATCATGGAGCGGTTCGCGCCGGACCCGGCCGTCGTCGCCACGATGAGCGACCGTGCGCCCAGCCCGGAGCTCTTCGCCGACTATCTGCGCTACATCGTGGAGCGGACCACCCGCGAGCCGGACCTGACCCGCGCGCTCATCGAGTTACGGCTGGAGGCCGCCCGCAGGCCCGGCCTCGCCGCGATCCTCGGCGAGACGCTGCGCCAGGGATACCGGGACGACGTGGCCTTCCACGCGACGACCGGCCTGCCCGGCGGCCCGTTCGAGATCGCCCTGCTGCACTACGCCCTGGACGGCCTGCTCCTCGACATGCTGACCACGTCCATCGACGCCGGTGTCGATCCGGACCGGGCCGTCACCGCGTTCGCCGCGCGGCTGGTGGGATGA
- a CDS encoding tetratricopeptide repeat protein, giving the protein MALTVHLLGRPRVEGSGTVYQVRSRKSWALLACLLLDDRPRTRARLAGLLYPEAQDPLRALRWGLTEIRRCLGVPVDGDPVALRLPEDAVVDVHVLRHGSWASAIRLPGLDAELLDGVGVRGSPVFESWLLSERARVAAAAEAILHEAALGKLAEGDLNTARDLALRAAAMNPLDENHQALVIRLYRLAGDDAAARRQFTAVTALFREELGVAPGVAIEQAMQETRVSRARAEQEPADQVSVESIDAIVESGAAAVAAGAVEAGIRSLRASVGLADRSGSARLRLSSRLRLAEALIHSLRGMDEEGLATLHEADRLALTDHDRAASAQARAEMGYVDFLRARYDRAEHWLSGALTAAAGSPAITARITTYLGAVHSDRADYAQARDLLERAVSLARSADDPRTEAYALSMLGRVHLLLHDLRPAAAYLEESARTAQSDHWLAFLPWPQALRGEVHLAAGDVEAAAGVLRQAFARACQLGDPCWEGIAARSLALVAEARGATEQAFALLSDARTRSNRLADPYVWLDAHILDAQCGLGVRHGHRDTPAWIDALRRLAARSGMQEMRVRAIRHGAALGNPADRAAAALLAG; this is encoded by the coding sequence GTGGCTCTCACGGTGCACCTGCTGGGCCGGCCCCGGGTCGAGGGGTCCGGGACGGTCTACCAGGTGCGCAGCCGCAAGAGCTGGGCCCTGCTGGCCTGTCTGCTCCTCGACGACCGGCCGCGGACACGTGCCCGGCTGGCCGGGCTGCTCTACCCGGAGGCGCAGGATCCGCTGCGGGCGCTGCGCTGGGGGCTCACCGAGATCCGGCGCTGCCTCGGGGTGCCGGTGGATGGTGACCCGGTGGCGCTGCGGCTGCCGGAGGACGCGGTCGTCGACGTTCACGTGCTGCGCCACGGCTCGTGGGCGTCGGCGATCCGGCTGCCGGGCCTCGACGCTGAGCTGCTCGACGGTGTCGGTGTGCGGGGCTCGCCGGTGTTCGAGTCGTGGCTGCTCTCGGAACGTGCCCGGGTCGCCGCCGCTGCCGAGGCGATCCTGCACGAGGCCGCTCTGGGCAAGCTCGCCGAGGGTGACCTGAACACCGCCCGTGACCTGGCCTTGCGGGCGGCCGCGATGAATCCGCTCGACGAGAACCATCAGGCGCTGGTGATCCGGCTGTACCGGCTGGCCGGCGACGACGCGGCCGCCCGGCGGCAGTTCACGGCGGTCACCGCGCTGTTCCGCGAGGAGCTCGGTGTCGCGCCGGGCGTAGCGATCGAGCAGGCCATGCAGGAGACCCGCGTCAGCAGGGCGCGCGCCGAGCAGGAGCCGGCGGACCAGGTGTCGGTCGAGTCCATCGACGCGATCGTGGAGTCCGGCGCCGCGGCGGTGGCGGCCGGGGCCGTGGAGGCCGGGATCCGTTCGTTGCGGGCATCGGTGGGGCTGGCTGATCGCTCCGGGTCCGCGCGGCTGCGGCTGAGTTCGCGGCTGCGCCTGGCCGAGGCGTTGATCCACTCGTTGCGCGGCATGGACGAGGAGGGTCTGGCGACCCTCCACGAGGCGGATCGGCTTGCGCTCACCGATCACGACCGGGCCGCGTCGGCGCAGGCCAGGGCCGAGATGGGGTACGTCGATTTCCTGCGCGCCCGCTACGACCGTGCCGAGCACTGGCTGTCCGGGGCTCTCACCGCCGCCGCGGGCTCACCGGCGATCACCGCTCGGATCACTACCTATCTCGGTGCCGTCCACAGCGATCGCGCCGACTACGCGCAGGCCCGTGACCTGCTGGAACGGGCGGTGAGCCTGGCCCGCTCCGCGGACGATCCACGGACCGAGGCCTACGCGTTGTCGATGCTGGGACGCGTACATCTGCTTCTGCATGATCTGCGACCCGCGGCCGCGTACCTGGAGGAATCGGCCCGGACCGCCCAGAGTGACCACTGGCTGGCGTTTCTCCCCTGGCCGCAGGCGCTCCGCGGCGAGGTCCACCTGGCCGCCGGTGACGTGGAGGCCGCCGCCGGGGTGCTGCGGCAGGCGTTCGCGCGCGCCTGCCAGCTCGGTGACCCGTGCTGGGAGGGGATCGCGGCGCGCTCGCTGGCCCTGGTCGCCGAGGCGCGCGGCGCGACCGAGCAAGCGTTCGCGCTGCTCAGCGACGCGCGCACCCGGTCGAACCGGCTGGCTGACCCCTACGTCTGGCTGGACGCGCACATCCTCGACGCGCAGTGCGGGCTCGGGGTGCGGCACGGCCATCGGGACACACCGGCATGGATCGACGCCTTAAGGCGTCTGGCGGCGCGGTCCGGGATGCAGGAGATGAGGGTACGGGCGATCCGGCACGGTGCCGCCCTCGGCAACCCGGCCGACCGGGCGGCAGCCGCTCTGCTGGCCGGTTAG
- a CDS encoding DUF4242 domain-containing protein, with amino-acid sequence MPLFMDIHHVEGGVRAADVAAAHEKDLATQAPYGVNYLKYWVDEDAGKIFCLVEAPDAEAANTVHAKAHGLVADEIYPISAEG; translated from the coding sequence ATGCCGTTGTTCATGGACATTCACCACGTCGAGGGCGGCGTGCGAGCCGCCGATGTCGCCGCCGCGCACGAGAAGGACCTGGCGACGCAGGCCCCGTACGGTGTGAACTATCTGAAGTACTGGGTCGACGAGGACGCCGGGAAGATCTTCTGCCTGGTGGAGGCGCCCGACGCGGAGGCGGCCAACACCGTGCACGCCAAGGCGCACGGCCTGGTCGCGGACGAGATCTATCCGATCAGCGCGGAAGGCTGA
- a CDS encoding DUF2255 family protein — protein MPWVADSHEIDVVVPAPGRAPVRVPIWVVAVGDDLYVRSWKGAAGVWYRRAQRYGTGSVVVDGDEHAVRFTPVADPALEEAVDRAFTAKYGGSEYASAMINPPASGTTMRLDRM, from the coding sequence ATGCCATGGGTAGCTGACAGCCATGAGATCGACGTGGTGGTGCCCGCGCCGGGGCGGGCGCCGGTGCGCGTACCCATCTGGGTGGTTGCCGTGGGTGACGACCTCTATGTCCGGTCGTGGAAGGGCGCGGCCGGCGTCTGGTATCGGCGGGCGCAGCGGTACGGGACGGGCTCGGTCGTGGTGGACGGCGACGAGCACGCGGTCCGTTTCACGCCGGTGGCGGACCCGGCGCTGGAGGAGGCGGTCGACCGGGCGTTCACCGCGAAGTACGGCGGTTCCGAGTACGCGAGCGCCATGATCAACCCACCGGCGAGCGGGACCACGATGCGCCTGGATCGGATGTAG
- a CDS encoding glycosyl hydrolase produces the protein MSRRLLTGLVVSALSALGLVAVSGGSAAAADCGYLFDDFHYTSSSDPALTAHGWTPRSYQGGPGVPGATWSPSAITFPDSAGQRVMQLTASTDGTAAGTSHAELYSTQKRYLEGTYASRVRFTDAPVSGNDGDHINQTFFTISPLNGDLDPTYSELDVSEYLPNGGWGETGPINYQTTWYTYRNDPWYADNLHSSQRSSLDGWHDLVAQVANGHVVYWIDGVQVGDHGGKYFPRQTMTINWNLWFIDTAAHTGGMSTYVEQVDWVLFAKNQVLSPSQVSAQTASYRAQGSVFTDTVGSSGPCVNPSPSPSVSSSSPSADCSSVALWQFATAYPGGSVVKHEKSANGDPSGPASGQGVHLWKARWWTQGSEPGWTEQWQDLGRC, from the coding sequence ATGTCCAGACGCCTCCTCACCGGCCTAGTCGTATCCGCTTTATCGGCTCTCGGGCTGGTTGCCGTCAGTGGCGGCAGCGCCGCCGCCGCTGACTGCGGGTACCTTTTCGACGACTTCCACTACACCTCCTCGTCCGATCCGGCGCTCACCGCCCACGGGTGGACGCCGCGCAGCTACCAGGGTGGACCCGGTGTGCCGGGCGCCACCTGGTCACCTTCCGCGATCACCTTTCCGGACTCCGCCGGGCAGCGGGTCATGCAGTTGACCGCCTCCACCGACGGGACGGCGGCCGGGACCAGTCACGCCGAGCTCTACTCGACACAGAAGCGGTACCTCGAAGGCACCTATGCGAGCCGGGTGCGGTTCACCGACGCGCCGGTCAGCGGGAACGACGGTGACCACATCAACCAGACGTTCTTCACGATCAGCCCGCTGAACGGGGACCTCGATCCGACGTACTCCGAATTGGATGTCTCGGAATATCTCCCGAACGGCGGGTGGGGCGAAACCGGGCCGATCAACTACCAGACGACCTGGTACACGTATCGCAACGACCCCTGGTACGCCGACAACCTGCACTCCTCCCAGCGATCCAGCCTGGACGGGTGGCACGATCTGGTCGCCCAGGTGGCGAACGGTCACGTCGTCTACTGGATCGACGGGGTGCAGGTCGGTGACCACGGCGGAAAGTACTTCCCGCGGCAGACCATGACGATCAACTGGAACCTGTGGTTCATCGACACCGCCGCGCACACGGGCGGGATGTCCACCTATGTCGAGCAGGTGGACTGGGTGCTGTTCGCCAAGAACCAGGTGCTGTCGCCGTCACAGGTGAGCGCGCAGACGGCGTCGTATCGGGCGCAAGGGAGCGTCTTCACGGACACCGTGGGGTCGTCGGGGCCCTGCGTGAATCCGTCCCCGTCGCCGTCCGTCAGTTCTTCCTCCCCGTCTGCTGACTGTTCCAGTGTGGCCCTGTGGCAGTTCGCCACGGCGTACCCGGGTGGAAGTGTCGTGAAGCACGAGAAGAGCGCCAACGGTGATCCGTCGGGGCCGGCCTCGGGTCAGGGCGTCCACCTGTGGAAGGCGCGGTGGTGGACCCAGGGGTCCGAACCGGGCTGGACCGAGCAGTGGCAGGACCTGGGGCGCTGCTGA